The proteins below come from a single Drosophila busckii strain San Diego stock center, stock number 13000-0081.31 chromosome X, ASM1175060v1, whole genome shotgun sequence genomic window:
- the LOC108605372 gene encoding vitellogenin-2, translating to MNPLRMLCVVACLLGATLATPNGGANVHKHHFNSVASNGNPSNWVSPNEIEQLPMLKDVTLRRLEDMTSDEGATLLDRLYHLGQFNRVFQPSYTPEPSQVQGYIVGERGQKIEFNLDNFVQTVKRQPNFGNDEVTIFIQGLPQSWTQVQKANHKLVDAYVQRYNLQPYPGQQSDSSEEQTPKRRQQNQQQDDTKTGDLVVIKLGDLIQDFEQYVTLNVERIGEIIGNRLVQLTNEVNVPQEIIHLIGQGPAAHVAGIAGRQFTRQTGHKLRRITGLDAPKLYAKPESRLTGLARGDADFVDAIHTSAYGMGTQARLGDVDFYPNGPSTGVPGADNVVEASLRATRYYAESVRPGNERNFPAVAASSYEEYKQNKGYGKRAYMGFATNYDIRGDYMLQVNSKSPFGRNTPAQVQRGFHAVHEPWNNQHQQKNFA from the exons ATGAATCCACTGCGTATGCTCTGCGTTGTGGCGTGCCTGCTGGGCGCCACACTGGCGACTCCCAACGGCGGCGCCAACGTCCACAAGCACCACTTCAACTCGGTGGCCAGCAACGGCAATCCCAGCAACTGGGTGAGCCCCAACGAGATTGAGCAGCTGCCTATGCTTAAGGATGTGACGCTGCGTCGCCTCGAGGACATGACCAGTGATGAGGGCGCTACCCTTTTGGACAGACTAT ACCACTTGGGCCAGTTCAACCGCGTGTTCCAGCCTTCATACACCCCAGAGCCCAGCCAGGTGCAGGGTTACATTGTGGGCGAGCGTGGCCAGAAGATCGAGTTCAATTTGGACAACTTTGTGCAGACTGTGAAGCGTCAGCCCAACTTTGGCAACGATGAGGTCACCATTTTCATCCAAGGTCTGCCCCAGAGCTGGACCCAAGTGCAGAAGGCCAACCACAAGTTGGTTGATGCCTATGTCCAGCGTTACAACCTCCAGCCCTATCCCGGCCAGCAGTCCGACAGCAGCGAGGAGCAGACCCCCAAGCGTCGCCAGCAGAACCAGCAGCAGGACGATACCAAGACCGGTGATCTGGTCGTGATCAAGCTGGGCGATCTCATCCAGGACTTCGAGCAGTATGTTACATTGAATGTGGAGCGCATTGGTGAAATCATTGGCAACCGTCTGGTGCAGCTGACCAACGAGGTCAATGTGCCACAGGAGATCATCCATTTGATTGGTCAGGGTCCCGCTGCTCATGTTGCCGGCATTGCTGGTCGCCAGTTCACCCGCCAAACCGGACACAAGCTGCGCCGCATCACCGGTCTGGATGCCCCCAAACTGTACGCCAAGCCCGAGAGCCGTCTGACCGGTCTGGCCCGCGGCGATGCTGACTTCGTTGATGCCATCCACACCTCTGCCTACGGCATGGGCACCCAGGCTCGCCTTGGCGATGTTGACTTCTACCCCAACGGACCCTCGACCGGTGTGCCCGGCGCTGACAACGTTGTGGAGGCTTCTCTGCGCGCTACCCGCTACTACGCCGAGTCTGTGCGTCCAGGTAATGAGCGCAACTTCCCCGCCGTCGCCGCCAGCTCCTACGAGGAGTACAAGCAGAACAAGGGCTATGGCAAGCGCGCCTACATGGGCTTCGCTACCAACTATGACATCCGCGGCGACTACATGCTCCAGGTCAACTCCAAGAGCCCCTTCGGCCGCAACACACCCGCCCAGGTCCAGCGCGGCTTCCACGCTGTCCATGAGCCATGGAACAACCAGCACCAGCAGAAGAACTTTGCTTAA
- the LOC108606459 gene encoding stromal interaction molecule homolog isoform X1 — translation MAKKCLWNCMLLVLLSTMSLTNCQLAENSAKSVNSEAEHTRNLYKRNSEQQINPVHSTNKEDHATPISTAASIVVQGSQAISTQVQTGGSGDSSGTNLEPQRPKSSYNLLSEAMSLAVSNEFSTVNSGSADGACSADDLDCYSGSVQDRFGMEAIASLHRQLDDDDNGNIDLSESDDFLREELKYDSGYEKRQKAFHFNDDMHISVKELWNAWLRSEVHNWTIEQTTDWLAQSVQLPQYVDLFRLHKVTGAALPRLAVNNLHYVSNVLGIKDPIHKQKISLKAMDVVLFGPPRETGTRWKDYILVTLLLSAIIGCWYAYQQNKNAKRHLRRMAQDMEGLQRAEQSLQEMQKELELARMEQENVATEKLDLERRLKEVPSLSSSSSDLEVQQLKKEIEMLRSELSRAEFELVDNCWAPPQQLQSWLQYTYELESKNHQKKRVSAEKQLQSAREACEKLRKKRSSLVGAFVSTHGKSIDDVDRSIVEARNSLGEVTNELQERLHRWKQIESCLGINIVNNNGLSYLENVLYNRNGNIGSSSGSSTKGSRARITNSTDDLDDESLQGAIDNSRLIAQNSFLPEDSSCSDEGTDNLSVQFGQSNIALDHVHATKIEEIDLIIGQANGMPRTKSAALLGHVATPADFSRANSIAHGAKSNESTYPYVPPRTKKRLSSTSSTHSSEGVVSCTPSIGNAPQRPPRKSTERSQRQKH, via the exons ATGGCCAAAAAGTGTCTTTGGAACTGTATGCTGCTCGTTCTATTGTCAACAATGTCCTTAACTAATTGTCAATTGGCCGAAAACAGTGCTAAAAGCGTTAATTCAGAAGCTGAACATACGCGAAATCTATATAAGAGAAATTCGGAGCAACAAATCAATCCGGTACACTCTACAAATAAAGAAGACCATGCCACACcaatatcaacagcagcatcgATAGTTGTACAAGGATCACAAGCAATATCTACCCAAGTGCAAACTGGTGGAAGTGGGGACAGTAGTGGTACAAATCTAGAACCACAAAGACCAAAAAGTTCATACAACTTGCTAAGTGAGGCGATGTCTCTGGCGGTTAGCAATGAATTCA GCACTGTCAATAGTGGCTCAGCGGATGGAGCCTGTAGTGCCGATGATCTGGATTGTTATAGCGGTAGTGTGCAGGATCGATTTGGCATGGAAGCAATTGCTAGCTTGCATCGCCAActagatgatgatgataacgGAAATATCGATTTGAGCGAATCGGATGAC TTTCTGCGCGAGGAACTGAAGTATGATTCTGGTTATGAGAAGCGTCAGAAGGCATTCCATTTCAACGATGACATGCATATATCAGTGAAAGAACTTTGGAATGCTTGGCTCCGATCAGAAGTACACAACTGGACCATTGAGCAAACCACTGACTGGCTGGCTCAGTCTGTTCAACTTCCACAATATGTGGATCTCTTCAGGTTACACAAAGTAACTGGTGCTGCATTGCCTAg GTTGGCTGTTAATAATTTACACTATGTAAGCAATGTGCTTGGCATTAAGGATCcaatacataaacaaaaaatatcacTAAAGGCAATGGACGTTGTACTTTTCGGTCCACCAAGAG AAACTGGAACTCGCTGGAAGGATTATATTCTGGTAACACTGTTACTAAGCGCAATTATCGGCTGTTGGTATGCCTATCAACAGAATAAGAATGCCAAGCGGCACTTGAGGCGCATGGCACAGGATATGGAAGGACTACAGCGCGCGGAGCAAAGTCTACAGGAAATGCAAAAG GAGCTTGAGCTGGCACGCATGGAACAGGAGAATGTGGCTACTGAGAAATTGGATCTGGAGCGTCGTTTGAAAGAAGTGCCATCGCTTAGCTCGTCCAGTTCCGATTTGGaggtgcagcagctgaagaaagAAATCGAAATGTTGCGTAGTGAGCTATCACGTGCGGAGTTCGAGCTGGTTGATAACTGCTGGGCgccgccacagcagctgcagtcctGGCTGCAGTACACCTATGAGCTGGAAAGTAAGAATCATCAAAAGAAGCGTGTGTCCGCGGAGAAGCAGCTGCAATCAGCGCGAGAGGCATGCGAAAAGTTGCGCAAGAAGCGTTCAAGTCTGGTGGGAGCGTTTGTATCAACGCATGGCAAGAGCATTGATGACGTGGATCGCTCAATAGTGGAGGCGCGTAACTCGCTGGGCGAAGTCACTAATGAGCTGCAGGAGCGTCTGCATCGCTGGAAACAGATTGAATCGTGCTTAGGCATTAATATTGTCAACAATAATGGCTTGTCTTACTTGGAAAATGTGCTTTATAATCGTAATGGCAACATTGGCAGCAGCTCGGGTAGTTCTACTAAGGGCTCCAGAG CACGGATCACAAATAGCACTGATGATCTGGACGATGAGTCACTACAAG GTGCAATCGACAATAGTCGTCTCATAGCTCAAAACAGCTTTCTGCCCGAGGACAGCTCCTGCAGCGACGAAGGCACTGACAATCTCTCGGTGCAATTCGGTCAAAGCAACATTGCCCTGGATCACGTCCACGCTACTAAAATAGAGGAAATTGATTTAATCATTGGGCAGGCCAATGGTATGCCTAGAACCAAAAGTGCTGCATTGCTGGGACATGTTGCGACGCCAGCGGATTTCTCTCGAGCCAACag CATAGCCCATGGGGCTAAGAGCAATGAAAGCACTTATCCATATGTACCACCCCGGACCAAAAAGCGCCTATCGTCCACATCATCCACACATTCGTCAGAGGGCGTAGTCTCATGTACTCCAAGTATTGGAAATGCCCCGCAACGTCCACCCCGAAAATCGACTGAGAG ATCTCAAAGGCAGAAACACTAA
- the LOC108606459 gene encoding stromal interaction molecule homolog isoform X2, whose protein sequence is MAKKCLWNCMLLVLLSTMSLTNCQLAENSAKSVNSEAEHTRNLYKRNSEQQINPVHSTNKEDHATPISTAASIVVQGSQAISTQVQTGGSGDSSGTNLEPQRPKSSYNLLSEAMSLAVSNEFSTVNSGSADGACSADDLDCYSGSVQDRFGMEAIASLHRQLDDDDNGNIDLSESDDFLREELKYDSGYEKRQKAFHFNDDMHISVKELWNAWLRSEVHNWTIEQTTDWLAQSVQLPQYVDLFRLHKVTGAALPRLAVNNLHYVSNVLGIKDPIHKQKISLKAMDVVLFGPPRETGTRWKDYILVTLLLSAIIGCWYAYQQNKNAKRHLRRMAQDMEGLQRAEQSLQEMQKELELARMEQENVATEKLDLERRLKEVPSLSSSSSDLEVQQLKKEIEMLRSELSRAEFELVDNCWAPPQQLQSWLQYTYELESKNHQKKRVSAEKQLQSAREACEKLRKKRSSLVGAFVSTHGKSIDDVDRSIVEARNSLGEVTNELQERLHRWKQIESCLGINIVNNNGLSYLENVLYNRNGNIGSSSGSSTKGSRARITNSTDDLDDESLQEGKSSSTGQIHLSEPYTNM, encoded by the exons ATGGCCAAAAAGTGTCTTTGGAACTGTATGCTGCTCGTTCTATTGTCAACAATGTCCTTAACTAATTGTCAATTGGCCGAAAACAGTGCTAAAAGCGTTAATTCAGAAGCTGAACATACGCGAAATCTATATAAGAGAAATTCGGAGCAACAAATCAATCCGGTACACTCTACAAATAAAGAAGACCATGCCACACcaatatcaacagcagcatcgATAGTTGTACAAGGATCACAAGCAATATCTACCCAAGTGCAAACTGGTGGAAGTGGGGACAGTAGTGGTACAAATCTAGAACCACAAAGACCAAAAAGTTCATACAACTTGCTAAGTGAGGCGATGTCTCTGGCGGTTAGCAATGAATTCA GCACTGTCAATAGTGGCTCAGCGGATGGAGCCTGTAGTGCCGATGATCTGGATTGTTATAGCGGTAGTGTGCAGGATCGATTTGGCATGGAAGCAATTGCTAGCTTGCATCGCCAActagatgatgatgataacgGAAATATCGATTTGAGCGAATCGGATGAC TTTCTGCGCGAGGAACTGAAGTATGATTCTGGTTATGAGAAGCGTCAGAAGGCATTCCATTTCAACGATGACATGCATATATCAGTGAAAGAACTTTGGAATGCTTGGCTCCGATCAGAAGTACACAACTGGACCATTGAGCAAACCACTGACTGGCTGGCTCAGTCTGTTCAACTTCCACAATATGTGGATCTCTTCAGGTTACACAAAGTAACTGGTGCTGCATTGCCTAg GTTGGCTGTTAATAATTTACACTATGTAAGCAATGTGCTTGGCATTAAGGATCcaatacataaacaaaaaatatcacTAAAGGCAATGGACGTTGTACTTTTCGGTCCACCAAGAG AAACTGGAACTCGCTGGAAGGATTATATTCTGGTAACACTGTTACTAAGCGCAATTATCGGCTGTTGGTATGCCTATCAACAGAATAAGAATGCCAAGCGGCACTTGAGGCGCATGGCACAGGATATGGAAGGACTACAGCGCGCGGAGCAAAGTCTACAGGAAATGCAAAAG GAGCTTGAGCTGGCACGCATGGAACAGGAGAATGTGGCTACTGAGAAATTGGATCTGGAGCGTCGTTTGAAAGAAGTGCCATCGCTTAGCTCGTCCAGTTCCGATTTGGaggtgcagcagctgaagaaagAAATCGAAATGTTGCGTAGTGAGCTATCACGTGCGGAGTTCGAGCTGGTTGATAACTGCTGGGCgccgccacagcagctgcagtcctGGCTGCAGTACACCTATGAGCTGGAAAGTAAGAATCATCAAAAGAAGCGTGTGTCCGCGGAGAAGCAGCTGCAATCAGCGCGAGAGGCATGCGAAAAGTTGCGCAAGAAGCGTTCAAGTCTGGTGGGAGCGTTTGTATCAACGCATGGCAAGAGCATTGATGACGTGGATCGCTCAATAGTGGAGGCGCGTAACTCGCTGGGCGAAGTCACTAATGAGCTGCAGGAGCGTCTGCATCGCTGGAAACAGATTGAATCGTGCTTAGGCATTAATATTGTCAACAATAATGGCTTGTCTTACTTGGAAAATGTGCTTTATAATCGTAATGGCAACATTGGCAGCAGCTCGGGTAGTTCTACTAAGGGCTCCAGAG CACGGATCACAAATAGCACTGATGATCTGGACGATGAGTCACTACAAG AAGGTAAATCTTCTTCCACTGGACAAATCCATTTAAGTGAaccatatacaaatatgtaa